The Oryza sativa Japonica Group chromosome 11, ASM3414082v1 DNA window GGGATATGCTGCagcaaggggaaggaggagcttGAGGAGGAGGGATTTCCATGGAAGCACGACGCCTTCTTCCACGACCAGCTTTGGAGCGCTGGCGTCTCCATGCACACCAAGCAAGGCTGGAAGGGCGCCAACCAGGACGCCATGACTACCTGCCAGGTAACCACATCTCTCTTGCATTGGATTGCTTGCTCATCACATTGCTGCCTCATTGCTTCCATGTTTTTCCCAGTCCTCCTTTGCTTGTATGTACAGATTCTTCTCTCATTTTGATACTAGTATCATGTACTAGTACTACACAAGCTGAGTCTCTAGCCATGGAGGAATGGGGTAATGCTAGTCTAGAAAGGGGCTTTGTTTGCCTACTACAACTTCAATTCAGGACATGATTTGACTTTGAGCACCATACACTAGTAGATTCATCCATGCTCTGCTgaaactgattttttttgtagCCTGAGCTGTACCTGCATTTCTGTAATAGCCTGTATTTACTTCAAATCTTCAACTAGACCTGATTGCTTGCTCTTGCATGTTTGTTCAGTGCTGCTTAGCTTCTTGTCTCTGCAAATTCCCTCATCTTTGTGATATATGTACACAAGCTAAAGCTAGCCATGGAGGGAAAAGGGTAGTGCTAGTAAGGGGCTTTGATTAGATACTACAAGCTGAATTCAGAACATGATTTGAGCACCGGGCACTAGATTCATCTCTGCTTTTGCTGAAACTGATAAATGTACCTACATTTCTGTAATATTTACTTCAACCGTACCTGATCCTCTCTAGCTTGCACCTCCAATGATAGTACATTTCCCTTTTCCCCTTGATGTGCACATTTTACTTAATATATATAAGATAATCTAGGTCTTGATGTGCTACCTGTGTCAAGTTCATTAGGACTTTGCGGGGCACAAGGGCCAGATATTTTGTGGAGTTTTTGATGGGCATGGCCCTCTCGGAAGGGAAGTTGCTCGCCATGTCCGCGACGTCCTTCCAGTGAAACTATCCTCCTCTTTGGCACTGAAGACTGAACAAGATCCATCCAGCAACACAGATAAGGAAACCTTGGAAAAGTCAGATTGCACCTCATTGAGCGATACAAGCAATGAGAAGCAATTGTTATCCACCTGGAAGAACATATTTGTCAAGACATTTGAGGATGTTGATGAGGATCTGAGGCAACATTCTGGAATTGACTGCATTTGTAGTGGCACAACTGCTGTCACTGTCGTTAGGCAGGTACTAGTGCTACAACTATGCAAACTTGCAACATTTTTTTGTATTGCCAATAGTCTTGCCTATGCACTAGAAATACACCGTTTCTGCCTAAAAAACAAGCTTCTGAAACCATCAGATGCAACAAAGAAACTTGCCGAATTTTATGCGTATGTTACAGCTATACTTGTGCCTAAATACAGAACTCTCAAACTCGTAATCATTCTGATTAAATTCCCAAATACTATTCTTATGCACAGGGTGATCACCTGATCATTGCAAATTTGGGCGATTCACGTGCGGTTCTTTGCACCCGAGACAGCAAGGACCGCCCAATTTCAGTCCAACTAACCACTGACCTGAAACCAAATCTTCCAAGTAAGCCTCTGAATTTCTCAAAGTACAGAGATGTCTAAATTCAGACATTCACTTGTCATTCATATGGGGGCTTCTGACAGGCGAAGCTGAGAGAATCCTGAATTCCAAGGGGCGGGTTTTCGCCATGGACGATGAGCCGGACGTGCCTAGGATGTGGCTACCAGACCAAGACGCGCCGGGCCTCGCCATGGCAAGGGCATTTGGAGATTTCTGCTTGAAGAGTCATGGACTAATCTGTACACCAGAAGTCTACTACAGGAAGCTATCTGCAAAAGATGACTTCTTGGTACTTGCTACTGACGGGGTAAGCAAACAGAAAGACTTTTGCCTGATGATGGCAGCCAAATTCAGTTTCATTTACTCACCATCTTTTCATAATCAAGAGTAACACTTTTCTCTTGGTTGTTTCACTGCTACTCCAGTTCCAGTACTAGATATGAAATGAGCACAAAATTAATAGTGCAAAGCCATATGGTTGCAGCCAGAAAAGCGAAAGTTAACTGAATCATGAATGCTTTTGcctcaatcaatcaatcaaattgtttttttaaagataatgcAACCAATCAAAATTTCATCCACAGGGAATTTATAAATCAGAATAGCGGATAGAGGTTGTTTTTCAGATAATGCAACCAATCAAATTGTTGTGGGTGCAGATATGGGACGTGCTGTCGAACAAGGAGGTGATCAAGATCGTATCGTCGGCTACTGACCATTCCAAGGCCGCCAAGCAGCTCGTCGAGCGGGCGGTGCGCACGTGGCGGCGCAAGTTCCCGACGTCGATGGTCGACGACTGCGCCGTGGTGTGCCTCTTCTTGAAGCcttcaccgtcgtcgtcggagaGCACCCCCGGGGACGCGAAACCTCCTCAGGCCGTGTCGTTCACGGGCAGCTTCCGAAAGGtcctgggcggcggcggcggcgaggcggaggaggggacgaATGTATGGAGAGCTCTGGAGGGGGTGGCTCGGGTGAACTCGGTGGTGAGGCTGCCGCGGATGGGCGCCGTGctgagctggcggcggcggtcgacgtcgctggaggaagacgacgaggcgaggattgattgattgattgataacAGTCGCTTTCGTTGCCGGAAAACGTAATCCAGAGGGTTTGATTACATGCTTTAAATGGCAAAAATTAGGGAGACGCTTTAGAAGTTGATTGACGTAAACGTATGTCGCATTCAGGTTGTTGAGTTGACGGAATAGGGACCGATACTGCTGCTGCTATCCTCCCTCTCTTGTAGTAGCTGAAAATGATTGCCTAGCTGTTGGATGTGGTGGCCTTTGTTTGATTTATTTATTGTGATTCTTCCTTCCTTAATGGAGTACGCTATCAACAAATTAAATGGACATATATGATTGATGATTATCTGGAATGGATTAAACTCCATTTCAATTTCAGTTCATCTGATCTGGGAGCAGAGAAAGAGGAGCCCATGCACTGAAA harbors:
- the LOC4349568 gene encoding probable protein phosphatase 2C 73; this encodes MGICCSKGKEELEEEGFPWKHDAFFHDQLWSAGVSMHTKQGWKGANQDAMTTCQDFAGHKGQIFCGVFDGHGPLGREVARHVRDVLPVKLSSSLALKTEQDPSSNTDKETLEKSDCTSLSDTSNEKQLLSTWKNIFVKTFEDVDEDLRQHSGIDCICSGTTAVTVVRQGDHLIIANLGDSRAVLCTRDSKDRPISVQLTTDLKPNLPSEAERILNSKGRVFAMDDEPDVPRMWLPDQDAPGLAMARAFGDFCLKSHGLICTPEVYYRKLSAKDDFLVLATDGIWDVLSNKEVIKIVSSATDHSKAAKQLVERAVRTWRRKFPTSMVDDCAVVCLFLKPSPSSSESTPGDAKPPQAVSFTGSFRKVLGGGGGEAEEGTNVWRALEGVARVNSVVRLPRMGAVLSWRRRSTSLEEDDEARID